From Lucilia cuprina isolate Lc7/37 chromosome 4, ASM2204524v1, whole genome shotgun sequence:
GTAACACTTTCCAGACCACTTCTTAGACGAACAGATTACTCAgcatatatataaaatctagTGTAGTTTTCTGTATAAGTTATCACTCCAACTGCTTGTAATGTAACTCGGAGTCCAGGACTTATTCAATTGGTTCTAAAAAACTTGTACATACATAAACTATGTATACATAGTTTAAAACGaaatcatattttgttttactaaaattaaatgtatttttatttaaataaaataactaaatataaccacataatttttaaaattagccTCGTACTGTGGCGGCAACATTGGCTGCCTGTTGTGCTACACCAATAGCTTGTATGGTGGCATCACGTGTATGTTGGCCCACACGTTCCTAAAATTtaggaattttaataaacttaaattttaaaatgtatactaattatttttaataaacttacaaTTCTTTTGCCAAAATCTCTCAACCAACCAGCTTCACTTTGACCAACAAAAACGGCGAAAATCAAGGCAATAAAGGCGAATACTTTGTAGAATTGCATATTGAAAGTTATGTTTAaagtttagaatttattttaaatattttagaatgaTTTGTATATTGTGATACTTTAGCTCAAACGCAACTGTTAACGTTTGCGGCTATAAACTTGGCTTTTATATGAAATACATGGAGTTAAAAGAATATGTGCGGTACTTTTTCTCTGCTTAACGGGATTTACTCAACAATAGTGGttggtttataataaaattgtttgaacCAAATTTTGGTAACGTACAgcaatttaaaagttaaacaaaaaaaatatttaggaatttatttaaatttccaaaagcATCTTACCAGGTATTCATATAAATTCCTATACTAATATGTAGTTCCATAGCAACATTAATCACATTCTAGTGAAAACCACCATGAGTTACAAATAAGTAAAAGTGTAATGTTCGGAAATTGAATTTTGAATGTTGGCCCTATTTATCGACTCCCCCAACCAAAAAATTCTAAGTGTACCGGCTATACAAGACACTTTttagtagtattttttatttatttatctactaTAATACAATCTAAaagaagtaagaaattatagtcgggcgaggccaaccatataataccctacaacttttacaaaaataaaatgcgatttagttgtcataataaagcattaaagttTAGTTGTACCTTGACTCggatatacttaagccgtttattgttgaataaaatgtagacatttaagtgaaattttggcTTGATTTTCAgccttttgtcgagatatgagtatattaaacataattatgaacttaaaagccctattcggcgggttcagttgtatgggagctaggtgaaaaaatggaccaattttaaccattttaaataggcttatcttcaaaattgccacctctagtttgattataaggtttacatggattgACGCaaatagcttaatcgactctcaAAATGATTCTGACTCGATtgctttacaaacatcagcacatcaGGTTTACATAGATGGaaggacatagcttaatcgactctcaAAATGATTCTGACCCGattgcgttacaaacatcagcacaaacctaatataaCTCCCcttactaaagtggtgtagggtataattatattcTAACCTAAATTACCGAGCTTGGTGATTAGCATTAGCCCATTGTAGTGTATTAGACCAGAGTCTCTGGTAGGAATCGAACCCAAACTTGCAGACTAGCACACAACCAATTagtccgtcagtctgtctgtctgttgaaatccgtttttagaggtccccagatatcggcgagatccgaatcttcaataattcagttagacatgttttcgagaagatcgctatttaaaatcagcaaaatcggtatataaataacggagatatgagcaataatccgagacaacctttgaaaatttcatcaaaaaagccaaatttttttcatgctttgttaaaaaagcaacaacaacactgtgaattggataaagatgtacatgtgagtgtggagatgtatttggttttattcagctttgtattttttttttttttttgtatgtttggatgctgttctgttctcacgaaggtaagtgggtataacaagaacaaggggataaagcagtaatatgttggtaatacagctcatatttgtttgagggtggtaatgcaGTTTGACGCTGGTATTGCAGTacaacaattaatattttttctgctacagcttatatttgtttgtgtgtatgttatgtgtgacatgtgtgcagagatacaaaataaataaaaactgttttttttaaaacatacttggtgaagggtatataagattcggcacagccgaatatagaaatattacttgttttaataacaTACAGCTTCCTAGTATTTTACCAATTGATAAACATTTGAGTCAATAAAAGTCCcattagttaataaaaaaatgtatattttctacagaaatattttttaaatttttaattatttgtgtttttggcACTGATCTACCTCAAGAATGCTGGTAGCAAAACAGAAATcatacattaattaataaaataaaaacaattgtagACTTTTTATAGCTTCTATGTGACGCATAACAATGctaaaaatttacactttttgttTCATGTCTACAGTCAATAGTTAAGGTTCACATAAAGGGtattcaatatataaaaaagtgccAGAAATAAAAAGTACGAAAAGTTATTCTAGAAAACAAAGAGCTTTTAAAAGActtttaaatagaatattttatttgagcttaataaaatagtttaaaaaaattacctaTTTCCTTaataagtattaatatttatcAAACTATTACTGACCTCATTGAATACcctcaatattttataatttctttgttGCTGGTCACCTACAACAAAAAACTATCAAATATTAATCTCAAACACGTGCTAATGAACCGGTAGTTAATAAACGAAAGCTGAGTACAAAAAGCCCATATTTATTTCCTCAAAACTTGGCGCACGAACAAAGAATTTAGTCAGAAACACATAAAtccataataaaacaaaaacacatactcAAACATTACTTCTTTCACAGGGATTCCCTGTTTTTTCATATTAAGCATAATCCGATCCCCAGCATCAGTATAAAGAAAAAGCTAGAAGTAAGAAAAATCCCCTTATTCACTCAAAGATGTTTGCTTATCTCCTCTTTGAACTATAAACCAGGTATATAAAGCACTAACAATTGATTTTTAGACTATCAGTCACTAGTCACAGTCAATACAATTTAGTTTTGTgtgttatacaatttattttaaaaaaatgtctgcTCAAAAATTTGCTTTCTTTTGTGTTCTACTAATCGTTGGCATTTGAGGATTTACCACAGCCGATTGGTTGGATGATTTAAATGAAGGAACTGTAAgttatttgcatttaatttttattaaatttaataatttttctttgttttcagaGTCGTTTATTAAATGTTGTCAATGAAAATGCTGGAAAAGTTAACAATATTGCCAGTAGTGTTCATCAAATTGGCCatataataagaaatattgATCCAGATTCAAATGAAGATGATGACTAGAAGATGTCATGTAtattaaggaaaaattttacttttaactttactttaaacaatagttaggaataaataaatttgtaaataaactaaaaaactctttttaaaatttaaattttaatgcctTCATTCCCATTATTTAATAGTGGAACATAGGGCCTACTGATAACTAAAGGTTTGTAGTCCAGGATGTACATGATTTTATAATATCGTTGTCGAATTATTTATGCAGAACTTCCCTTTCAACGTCGGCAGTGTAGATTCCAATCAAGAGCTATTCGCACCAGGTACTTTTGCGGCTTTTCCAACATCTGAAAATGATGATTATATATAGCTGAAGAAAAATCTTCAAATATTCTTCTTAGGCATCTGTTGGTGAAGATTTGGCGTGAAATATTCCACCTTAGTGTGATTGAAATCCCGGGGAAAAGAGTTGCAACCAGTACCTtcctggactataaactggtaatGATCAAAAGTATCCtcgttatttttttggaatgatttaaattgaaatcggaaccacataatctgataCCAGTATCATCGTTCTTTTCTTGAAATGATCTCGGAACCACGGGACACGCAATGCCGAGTTTCGGTTATATTAGAAATTCCTTCGGTGTACATGTGCTGTGTGGGGTCTTAACCGAAATTCGCGGAATGTCggttaaaataattatactcGATATAATAATTCTTGcaaagttcggtgctgttgaaAAAGTCAAACtgtatatgatacaggatgAATGTGGGGATTTACGGAACATCCCCGGCCCGTACAGAAGACAATGTTTGTCGGATGGTGCTCTCTATAAGTGTGTCGATTAAATGGGAAAATGgtgaaatgttttaattttattttctttccttGTTCAGCTATGTTCAGCGTTTttctctgttcataccagatttatcacagtgatttgatggtttCGGTCTACCGAATACGTCTCTAGCTTATGTTGTCGACTCAACAGAGTCCattccatctgcgtggttgtaaacttAAGCTATGGATAGAGGCAGCAATGGTTAGAATCATGTACAAAAACTGCCACCGCCATGTATGACAAAGAGGCGATATTGAGTCGTTTATTTAGTTCTCCCAGCGGtcgaaaaagtaccaccgtgaaataaggccaacaCGGCAGGTATTCACGAAAAGTACTTTGACATGATATTcgataaaatatacaaatatttttgttaaagggCTTAGCActatgttaaaacaaaatttctgcaATATTTTCGAATTGGGTTTCAAAAATACGTAATTTTGAGCTGATTacgtggaaaattttaaaaatttcctttataacatttgtattgtattgtattggaatcaaacttttcaatttattattttatttccagcaaaaaagaaattccaaagaagcgaaaaagaagtaaaatttactccatggaagtactgaaaaaggcCTGAAGAAGTTTTGATTTGAACACAGGTTTGTCATAGGGGAGATGtctaaattcactacatctgaagtcattctcaggaagtaatttttatgttcttcttTTGGAAGATATTAGAAAGTGAAAAGGtagtattataaaat
This genomic window contains:
- the LOC111687506 gene encoding sarcotoxin-1D-like, which produces MQFYKVFAFIALIFAVFVGQSEAGWLRDFGKRIERVGQHTRDATIQAIGVAQQAANVAATVRG